A stretch of Mus caroli chromosome 5, CAROLI_EIJ_v1.1, whole genome shotgun sequence DNA encodes these proteins:
- the Cldn15 gene encoding claudin-15, with the protein MSVAVETFGFFMSALGLLMLGVTLPNSYWRVSTVHGNVITTNTIFENLWYSCATDSLGVSNCWDFPSMLALSGYVQGCRALMITAILLGFLGLFLGMVGLRCTNVGNMDLSKKAKLLAIAGTLHILADL; encoded by the exons ATGTCGGTAGCTGTGGAGACCTTCGGCTTCTTCATGTCAGCCCTGGGACTGCTGATGCTGGGGGTGACCCTTCCAAACAGCTACTGGAGAGTGTCTACGGTCCATGGCAACGTCATCACCACCAACACCATCTTTGAGAACCTATGGTACAGCTGTGCCACCGACTCCCTGGGAGTCTCCAACTGCTGGGACTTTCCGTCCATGCTGGCCCTCTCTG GGTATGTCCAGGGCTGCCGGGCTCTCATGATCACCGCCATCCTCCTGGGCTTCCTGGGCCTCTTTCTAGGCATGGTGGGGCTNCGCTGCACCAACGTGGGCAACATGGATCTCTCCAAGAAGGCCAAGCTGCTGGCCATTGCAGGGACCCTCCACATACTTGCTG ATCTCTAG
- the Znhit1 gene encoding zinc finger HIT domain-containing protein 1, translating to MVEKKPAVRSQDPGQRRVLDRAARQRRINRQLEALENDNFQDDPHAGLPQLGKRLPQFDDDADTGKKKKKTRGDHFKLRFRKNFQALLEEQNLSASEGPNY from the exons ATGGTGGAGAAGAAACCCGCCG TTCGCTCCCAGGACCCTGGACAGCGGCGGGTGCTGGACCGGGCAGCCAGGCAGCGGCGGATCAACCGACAGCTGGAGGCATTGGAGAATGACAACTTCCAGGATGACCCCCACGCCGGCCTCCCCCAGCTGGGCAAGAGGCTCCCTCAGTTTGATGATGATGCAGACACAG gaaagaaaaagaagaagactcGAGGTGACCACTTTAAACTTCGCTTCCGGAAAAACTTCCAGGCTTTGCTGGAGGAGCAG AACCTGAGTGCATCTGAGGGCCCCAACTAC